The DNA sequence GTGACGAAGGCCTTGCAACACCCACGCTCTGGATTGGTCTTGACCACCTTTGCACGGAAGACAGTTTAGCTCAAAGACCCAGCTACAACTGTTTGGATGACAGATCTGGTCATTTTGGGTGAAGTTCAAAAGCCACACGTTCCCCCAAACTCTGGCTTCTTAGAGGGGATGGGTCGGGGGTGTGTCCTGTCATAGGTACCTGCCTCCATGGAATTTCCCATGATGCAGAGGGAAATAGGTGAGGTTCTGACTCTGCATAGGGAACCACCAGGAAGGATGGAGATTCCTGGTGGcttgtaagagagaaagagaggttgcCATGGTGACAGGGGAGGTGGGCCCAGAAGCACCAGGGAAGGAAGGCAGCTCAAGCCAACGGTGATTCTAGAGCAGGATGCCCTCCGTTCACACCTCATTATCTATCAGTGCACTCCACTGGGCCTCTGGCATGGCCTAGGGCAGCCTCTGGGTCTGTCACCCAGAGCCTCTGGTTGCTACTGGAAGCGCCAGGTTCTGGGAGCACTTACCCCATGGATGCTCTCTGCTTGGGGGGAGTCCCCTGGAAACTCCCTTCCAGTCCATGACCTCAGTGTAGTCCCCAAAGACAGGGAGAGGCTGCACTCTGGCAAgtgggaagcaggaaggagaggggaagtcGCTGTGCAGTTTCCTAATTGTTTGAGGCGCCCCCCCAAACTTCTGTATGGCAATTCCTGCTGCCCAAAATCCTTCCACCTTTATCCCCTTTGCTAGCTcttatctttccttttgtttctcagtTCAGAGGACACAGTCTCTGGCaatccctctgtcctctccccagTCTGGGTGAGATGTCCCGCTGCGTTTCCACACCTGCTGCCTTTCCCCCATAGAGTGCTCAGCGGGTCATCCAATGGCCCCTTGGCCTTTCTGTCTCACTTTGGAAAAAAGACAAGAGCACAGACCTTGTTTTGGCCTGTTTCCCTCCCAGGGCCTGACCCCGAGTCAGGCACCCCATCAATGTTTGCTTGTTTGGTGGGTAGGGATGGGGAAAGCAGATAAGATTTTCCGAAACAAATTCTATCTCTGGAAACCCACAGACCATTCAAATGCGGCATGCGATCTTGGCTTTGGTTCTCCATGCaggtgaagagagaaaaatcttacAGAATCCGCTGCAGTCTTCCCCTTGCTGCTCTAGAATTGGGGGTGGAGGTGTAGgtaggaggggaggaggaagttAGGGCAACATGCACTTGTCCATGGCTAATTGTCAAGTTCAGAGGGGAGAACAGCCAACGAGAAGATGTTAGAAGGTCAAACTCTGGCACCCCAGCCCACCCCGATGGTCTCTGGCATAAATACTGTGTAACTCAGAGTTAAACGTCCCCCACTGGCTGACTCCCAGAGCTTTCTCCAGGGGAGAATGCACCTTCTTGGAAAGCGTTTCTCCGCGGACACCCTCCACTGTTCCCTCTTTGGAATGTTTCACACTGGTGACTTGTCCCTCGAGATGCAGATCAGTATCCTGCCCACCGAGGGAGCTGGGGCTGGCCACCCCAGGGAGCCAGAAGCCAgtcttccctctcttctgtgAAGGACCTCCATGGTCCAGTGTGGGTTCTAGAAGGATGTAGACGGGGAGTCTAGCTCGGACACTCTGATGTGTGTGAACATGAGGTTCACCTTGGGACAAAACTTCGCCCCAGGAATTTCCCAGCATGCAAAGCACTTGGAAGAGAGAGTTTGATGAGTGGCACCTAGATGCAGGAGTGGGGAATGAGCCACGGAAGGGGACGGCTGTGGCCAGCGTCAAGGGAGACATAGCAATATCAGAAAGACGAAATGAGATGGAGCCTGCAGCGCTCCCCAGCTGCATGTGGAGCCCTGAGCTCTTTCCCAGAGGGCCAGGAAAAGCCTTTGCCTGTCTGTCTTATGGCCAAactccctccaccaccaccacctccaccaagaAGATGGGGAATGTTGGACGTTGCAGATATCCTCCCGGGCGAGGCAGCAGGGTGACGAGGAGAAGAGAAAGTGAGGCCACCATCAGCGGTTCAGGAAGAAGGACTTGAGAGTCTGGAAGAAAACTGacttctgtttctgcttctgtttcttcttgatgaTGGGCACCCACACCAGCCCGCACACCAGCATCATGAGTCCCAGAGACAGGAAGGCAGGCCCTATCATCTTAAGGACCTTAAGGCTGTTGACACCCAGCTTCAGGGTGTAGGCCAAGCAGGTGATGACCACACCGAAGAGGAGGATGGCGCCGCCCACCGACATGATAATGATGGGTTTGCGGTAGATTTCCCACTTACTCCGGGGGGTGGCGGTCCACACCGACTCACTTCTGGAGCTGATGCACAGGGAGCTGGCCGTCTGGCTGGGCAGCAGGTCCTTGCACTCTGGAGACTTCTCATCAATCTCTGGGGCCTTGGGGAGAGCCTCCATTGTCATGGCTCCACGGGACTGGGCACCTGGTACCCGCAGCACTTAGAAACAAGGGTAAAGCCCAAGGAGTCCCCACACGCCCTTCCTGTTCTCAGCATCCGTCTCTGGTCTGGCTCTCAGCGGAGGGCAACAGTGGGTTTTGTGCTGAAGCCAAAGAGAAAGTCAGATGAGATccacataaataagaaaacactcACTGGCacgtttctttgttttttcttgtaaGAGATAAATATTATAGCATTCAAATCAACAGCTTTTAGTATTTAAAACAGGGAACAGGggtacctctttaaaaaaaaaaaaaaagcaaaagctgtgTTTTTGCGAATAGCACCTTATTTCCAGACTCAACGACTTTCTAGCTGTATGACTTGAATGAGTTACTTAacgtctctgtgcctcagctttcttatctataaaatggggataacagtacTACCCATGTCCAGCTGCCAGAGGCTAGATTTGAACCCGTTCTGTTCTTGCTCTCGTCCTTACCGTGTGGAGGACATTTTTCAGCCCAGCCCAGGATTTTATGTGCTTTTCAGTCAGGGGCATGCCCCAGGTTCAGAGTGTGACCTTTGAATATCTAAGTGCCCCCTTGCCCCGACCTACGTGGCAATGACATCAGGTCAATCTCAGGCCTGTAAAGGTACGGATTCTAGCCGGTGACCTCCTCTGACTTCTCATCTGGGCCCGTCCGTGTACCTCTCAGTCACCAGAGCCCTCTCTTCCCCTGGTACTTTCTGCATGTGGGAGGAAGGTGAGGCTGTAGAGAGCCCCGGTCCGCTTCCCGGAGGTCCTCACCGACTCCCGGGCCCGAGGCATCATCCTTGACTTGTCTCCAGAAGGTCTGGCCTGGTGCACCCCAGAGATGCTGCCGGCCTTTCAGGGAGCGAGCAAGTGAACGAACAACGGACTGtcctttctgcctcctccctcccggTGGTCCTGAGCATGAATTCAGCATTTTTTACAACACTGTTTGGACGGGTTCTTCCTGGCGGAGGCTGGTGCCTCCCTGAGTTAAGCTCTGGGACCCTGCCGGCCACACTCTCCTCCTGTGTCCCCAGGCCACAGACTCTCCCACTGTTCTCTGCAgggccctgcctgcctgcccagaATGACTTTGCTCAAGCAACACTCTCTCCAGCCTCTGCTCTATCTCCCTCCTCTGATGAACTGCCTTGTGTCCTCGGCTTCTGGTCCTTCCGTCCTCCAGGAACCCCGAGGCTCTGACCGCCTCTCTTCGGGCCCCACCCAAATCAGGTTGCTTTCCAATAGCCAGAAGTGTATCGGGGAAGGGGGGCAACTCATCCCAGTCACAGTGGGCTCCCCCAATGCCCCAAATGGAGCGAGTCAGACCCAAATATGGAGAGGAGGGTGCAAGTCTGGCCCCTGGGTGAAGGGTAGCCTGGGATCGAGGAGATGGCTCCCAGAGCACCCTGGAACCCACTGGTTCTTCTTTACCAAGGCTCTCCCATGGAAAGCTGGGTCCCGGAGTGAACGGTTTCTCCCCCAACCTTTCCCACCATGTTCATTCCAAACTTGATCCCTcactcccaccctcctccaccctgcagcagctcAGGCTTGAACCACTTCCTCCAACCGTAATGCCTCTTCCCCGCCCCCTTTCCAGAACAAGCAGTTACAGACCGGTCCCCTTTGACATGGAGGAAAGGGGAATCGTAACAGGGTCGTGCCTTCAGAAGGTGAATACTCATGCTCCTGGACACTTATCTAGAGAGAAGATATTTGGGTCTCGGCTTCCAAAGACTTCGAAAAACCGATGTGCTTTTGAGAGTACAGGGACACAGGTGTTCGCTGCTGCCCCTGGGATCCTGTGGACCATTTGCATAAGTGAAAGGCCCTTTGTAAAGTGATCTCTCCCTTTGCTGGCCCTACTATGAGCTGGGGGCAAAGGAGGGAtcacggagcctgatgtgaggtCCTGGGGGTCGGGGACTTACACTGGTTTTTGCCACCTAGTTTTTTCTGTGGATGTTCTGACATCTCCAGTAGGATCCCCGCCCCatgcaccccctcccaccccgcaaCCTCTGGGTGGCCCTTTCTACCACTTGGCAGTGGAGACCCAGGGCAGAAGGACTTGTTGCCTTGCGATGCTGGGGGTGTTGGCAGGGAGAAGTACGAATGCAGAGATTCTCAGTCTTGTCGGAGGTGGCTTGGATGGAGAAGGACCTGTTCCCGTGAGAGGTCCTGTCTGGGTGGGAGGTGTCCTCTGCCTCCCCTGCAGGAACGATGCTGCTGGAGGCAGGGATCCTGGCTACGGGTACTGGAGTGGGGCAGGGAGCTCACAGCACCAAGCACatctggaggtgggggtggggggaggttggggagctCACGGGGTGGAAACACCAAGCACATCCTCTTTGGCCCTGCAGGGAAGTTATTTGTCTATTCCCATTTTCTAAGGGCAAAGACAGGCACCGTGAGAGTGAGGAGCACGGCCAGGGCCTCACCGAATGTCCCATGCAGCTGTGCTTGGGTTCACACCAAGGTCTTTGGACTTAAAAGCTCTGCGCACCAGATCCGGCTGGTCTGAATGTGGCCTGAGAGCCCTTCAACAAGGAGACTCTGAATTTTTCACTCTGGGGCTTCACCCGCCCGCCCGACATGTAACTTCTCACGGAATATGGAGGCATGTCAGGAAGTAGTTCTACAGGGATTCCCTGTGCGATAGAGAAATACGAACATGGTGGTCGgtttttcatactgtttttcaacGACTCAATTTAAAGGACCATCTCATTCTGAGACActggtctgtctttctttcttttttcttttttggctttgaAATATTCCTGATTTTATGAAATGACCGTGAAGGGAAGAGGATGGTCGGTTTCGTTAGTATCTGTCCCTGGCAAGGCAGAAGTTGGTCACCTGATGTAGacgtctgtctgtctctcatctGTCTGTCTAAACTGTGATGGCTCATGAAATCTCCAAGAACGGGAACCTTTCATTTAGGTGACTTACTTAGCAGGCGATGTGGGTCTTGGCACAGTCACGGGACAGGCAGGGCTTCCGAGAAAAATCACTCCTTCATGATGCCGGCAAGTCCGCGGGCGTATCTGCGGTATCTGTGTGTGACGAGGGGAAGATCTAAGTTCCTGACATCAGAGGGACCACAGCATGAAGCGAGTTTACCTGAGCTGTGGGACCCTGGGCCGCTCTGTGAACGCTGGAGGCTTACTAGCCCCCCGCTAAAATAGGAGAATACAACATCTGCCCCACTGGACTGTGAGGACCGTCACATTCCATAAGCACTGCAGCCCTGTGTGACATAGGTGTTCCACACAGggccatgatgatgatgatgatgatgataataataattataatattataatataaatattaataatatatattattaatataataataataataataataattgttattatttttgtccctgttttctcatctgtaaaatgaggaatttGGGGTAAGGGACTTCTAAAATCCTCTTAGATCAGTCCACCGGTGGTGACCCAGACCTCAGTTCTGAGACTCTGGGCTGCCTGACAATCCCCAAGTCATGGTGCTACGAGTTGTATAACACTTTATTCAAGTCCtaaaatattctctattttttccaGTATCAGGGTTTCTCAGCAGCAGTACTATTGGGGCGGGGTCATTCTGTTATAGGGAGGCTGTCCTGCGCATTGTAGGAGAGTGTGTTAATGGCTTTGACCTTTGCCCACCAGATGCCAGTAACACCACCACCTCCTCCGGTCATGATAATCAAAAAATGTCTCCGGCAATTGCCAGATGTCccctgtgtgtggtgggggagggggaaatcaATCTGGTGTGGACCGCAGCCCCACACTAGCTTGTCCTTCCTGCCTAGCTTGCAGCTGCCCAAGGGCCAAGGCCGAGCTGACTCATCCTCCATGGGGGGGCCTCCCTTCTTCTGGCCCTTGGCAGGCTGTCCAAGGGCCTGGCCCCCCGCTATAGCTGCGTGAGGGACCAGGGGACATGTGGGGAGCTGAGCCAGCCCGGTGAGAACAATTCCCAGGTTTGGATTAAGTTCCTGGGGGCTTGATCCGTACATCTCAGAGGCTCCGGCACTCCCAGCAGTGGGTTGACGGGTCCACCCAGCAtgtcagaatgtgaccttattcgGATTAGAGGCCTTGGCAAGTAGAAGAAAGGCAGGGGTCTCCAGCCCAGGTCATTTTCAAGTAGACCGGTCCAATGAccgtgtccttataagagaaaggagaggagaatgcGACATACAGAGGGGAAACCCTGCTGAAGATGGAGACAGAGGCTGAACCGATGCCCCTACGAGCCAAGGAGAGCcgaggatttccag is a window from the Neovison vison isolate M4711 chromosome 5, ASM_NN_V1, whole genome shotgun sequence genome containing:
- the PIRT gene encoding phosphoinositide-interacting protein; translated protein: MTMEALPKAPEIDEKSPECKDLLPSQTASSLCISSRSESVWTATPRSKWEIYRKPIIIMSVGGAILLFGVVITCLAYTLKLGVNSLKVLKMIGPAFLSLGLMMLVCGLVWVPIIKKKQKQKQKSVFFQTLKSFFLNR